A single region of the Brassica rapa cultivar Chiifu-401-42 chromosome A03, CAAS_Brap_v3.01, whole genome shotgun sequence genome encodes:
- the LOC103859261 gene encoding transcription factor MYB83, whose protein sequence is MMMRNQDITTIRDKKKPTHACGGSNNKPKLRKGLWSPDEDERLIRYMLTNGQGCWSDIARNAGLLRCGKSCRLRWINYLRPDLKRGSFSPQEEDLIIHFHSILGNRWSQIATRLPGRTDNEIKNFWNSTLKKRFKNNNNNTSSGSSPNNSNSNSLDLRDQHVEMGGKSNSMMGSYHHHHDDMMIMGNTMGMDSSSFHFAPVVSGLGLNQLDPLISVPDHSQYQQMGNTGNVFNANGLGDYGNAILDPISKRASVESEWFLPASENINAIPCTTSNNLNVEVLDPCFNSKTMCHSESFKVGNMFGMENASWETENPKIGDWDLDGLIDNNSSFPFLDFQVD, encoded by the exons ATGATGATGAGGAATCAGGACATTACTACGATCAGAGACAAGAAGAAGCCAACTCATGCGTGTGGTGGTAGTAACAACAAACCAAAGCTAAGAAAGGGACTTTGGTCTCCTGATGAAGATGAAAGGCTTATAAGGTATATGTTGACCAATGGACAAGGATGTTGGAGTGACATTGCTAGGAATGCTGGTCTATTACGTTGTGGCAAAAGTTGTCGCCTCCGTTGGATCAATTACTTGAGGCCTGATCTTAAACGCGGTTCCTTCTCCCCTCAAGAAGAAGATCTTATCATCCATTTTCATTCCATTCTTGGTAACAG GTGGTCTCAAATAGCTACTCGGCTTCCAGGAAGGACAGACAACGAGATCAAAAACTTTTGGAACTCCACATTGAAGAAGAGGTttaagaacaacaacaacaatactTCTTCTGGATCATCACCTAACAATAGTAATAGTAACTCTTTGGATCTAAGAGATCAGCATGTGGAAATGGGAGGCAAGTCAAACTCAATGATGGGTagctatcatcatcatcatgatgaCATGATGATAATGGGGAACACCATGGGTATGGACTCTTCTTCATTCCATTTTGCACCCGTGGTTAGTGGTCTGGGATTGAACCAACTTGACCCCTTGATATCAGTACCGGATCATAGCCAATATCAACAAATGGGAAACACAGGGAATGTGTTCAACGCCAACGGGTTAGGAGATTATGGAAACGCAATTCTTGATCCGATTAGCAAGAGAGCATCAGTAGAAAGTGAATGGTTTCTTCCAGCGTCCGAGAATATAAATGCTATTCCTTGTACCACAAGCAACAACCTAAACGTAGAAGTCCTTGATCCCTGTTTCAATAGCAAAACAATGTGTCATTCAGAAAGCTTCAAAGTAGGGAACATGTTTGGCATGGAGAATGCTTCTTGGGAAACAGAAAACCCTAAAATTGGAGATTGGGATTTGGATGGTCTCATTGATAACAACTCTTCTTTCCCCTTCCTTGATTTCCAAGTTGATTAA